In one window of Arthrobacter pascens DNA:
- a CDS encoding helix-turn-helix transcriptional regulator has protein sequence MSRPLWGANSNKAVEEVAPDRLVGRDEELTRLTALVGGTTSTGQALIIEGDPGTGKSMLLALAERQAREAGFRTLRCTGMQGAAAIGFNGLHEMLYPILHYIDAIPPRQREALMTALAMLEGPPPGKLLVCVAALSLLEEAAADKPIFIAVDDLHWVDHSSTDVITFVSLRLENSAIALLATTRPPWDGAAVNDMRLERLLLGPLNSQSSEELITVVGAGLSPSERARVLREAEGNPLALCELSIALRRDGSADTALHATLPTTKRLEHTFLSHKRTLPERSQKMLLLAAVADDANLSDLLDAAHTFDLTFADFGPLERAGLIQIAEGSLTFRHPVLRSAIHGAATSDDIRRAHAALALSISDPDRAAWHRAAATFGQDEAIAAELDNVARRAESRGALVEAAVTFRKSAMLSTNPARKASRLASAASTARSAGKTSEALESLEHADLIAEDADTVSRLAITRSILSLTAGVRGLTRSDLDLILGKLAGPENVEHRTIVLWCAALSARGRNSPKEDRHWLQDELCSTKTPNPLKTVALAVLEPLGGFPELRTELPQLVTQLVDQPLGLVSLAIAAESLQDTETALTAWSLAYERFAGRGAAADEVQALRGRAGVRLLWGQVREGLADAEYAMRMARDTSQPMLESTAAATVARANALLGDFSKAQAALAHSRELMKTSPLAMTSADTRWAAGLIALGQQRFRDALIEFTHMSVHPTRALWATADRAEAAVRAGRPESVLENVAQADTIAKVYRSPLLASLVERSRALLAEPSTAAGHFERAIQHGEVSESVLELARTQLLYGEWLRRDRQPAEARIHLSAALQAFNAAGAAQFADRAAKELRAAGEVPRTLPAAAPSELDMLTPQELQIATLASRGLSNKEIADEIYLSHRTVSTHLYRVFPKLGITSRFQLREAFERIGPAEGSVPSPNDAARHSHQES, from the coding sequence CGAGAGGCAGGTTTCCGGACCCTCCGCTGCACCGGCATGCAAGGCGCTGCTGCGATCGGATTCAACGGTCTGCACGAGATGCTGTATCCGATACTGCACTACATCGACGCCATTCCTCCCCGTCAACGAGAAGCACTGATGACAGCGCTGGCAATGCTGGAAGGCCCTCCCCCCGGCAAACTGCTGGTATGCGTAGCGGCGTTGAGCCTGCTCGAAGAGGCTGCTGCTGATAAACCGATCTTCATCGCCGTGGATGATTTGCACTGGGTAGACCACTCCAGCACTGACGTCATCACCTTTGTCAGTCTCCGCTTGGAGAACTCCGCAATCGCCTTGCTCGCAACGACCCGACCGCCATGGGATGGGGCAGCAGTCAATGACATGCGTTTGGAACGACTCCTGCTTGGGCCCCTCAATTCCCAATCATCCGAGGAGCTCATCACCGTTGTTGGTGCCGGCCTCTCCCCCAGCGAACGGGCACGGGTACTGCGGGAAGCGGAAGGCAACCCTCTTGCGCTTTGCGAACTGTCCATAGCGCTCCGTCGTGACGGATCAGCGGACACGGCACTGCACGCGACACTTCCTACAACAAAACGGCTGGAGCATACCTTCCTCAGCCATAAGCGCACCTTGCCGGAACGAAGCCAGAAAATGCTGCTTCTGGCCGCGGTCGCGGATGATGCGAACCTTTCGGATTTACTCGACGCGGCACACACGTTCGATCTCACCTTTGCAGACTTCGGACCGCTTGAACGTGCCGGTCTGATCCAGATAGCAGAGGGCAGCCTGACGTTTCGCCATCCCGTGCTCCGGTCAGCTATCCATGGTGCTGCGACAAGTGATGACATCCGCCGAGCCCACGCGGCTCTGGCACTATCAATTTCCGACCCTGACCGTGCCGCGTGGCATCGGGCGGCGGCAACATTCGGACAGGACGAAGCCATAGCTGCCGAGTTGGACAACGTGGCCAGACGGGCCGAGAGCCGTGGAGCCCTCGTTGAAGCCGCAGTGACCTTCCGCAAATCTGCAATGCTCTCCACCAACCCAGCCAGGAAAGCCTCACGGTTAGCTTCAGCAGCCTCGACAGCACGGTCAGCAGGAAAAACGAGCGAAGCACTCGAAAGCCTGGAACACGCTGACCTGATCGCTGAGGATGCCGATACCGTCTCCCGCCTGGCAATCACTCGGAGCATCCTGAGCCTCACCGCGGGAGTTCGCGGACTGACACGAAGTGACCTGGACCTCATCCTGGGGAAACTTGCCGGCCCTGAAAACGTCGAACACCGAACCATTGTCTTGTGGTGTGCTGCCCTGTCCGCTCGGGGCCGGAATTCTCCAAAAGAGGACCGGCACTGGCTGCAGGACGAACTCTGCTCCACAAAAACACCCAATCCGCTAAAGACAGTGGCCCTGGCAGTCCTGGAACCACTCGGCGGCTTCCCCGAGCTTCGAACCGAACTGCCCCAGCTCGTGACCCAGCTCGTTGACCAGCCCCTCGGACTGGTATCTCTTGCGATAGCGGCAGAATCCCTTCAGGACACCGAAACCGCCCTCACCGCATGGAGTCTCGCATACGAGCGCTTCGCGGGCCGAGGGGCCGCCGCTGACGAGGTGCAGGCGCTGCGAGGGCGAGCCGGCGTCCGTCTCCTGTGGGGCCAGGTCCGGGAAGGCTTGGCCGATGCAGAGTACGCCATGCGGATGGCCCGGGATACCTCCCAACCAATGCTGGAAAGCACCGCCGCAGCCACGGTCGCACGCGCCAACGCCCTCCTCGGAGACTTCTCCAAGGCACAAGCCGCCCTCGCTCATAGTCGCGAACTGATGAAGACTTCACCGCTTGCTATGACCAGTGCAGACACGCGGTGGGCAGCTGGTCTCATCGCACTTGGGCAGCAACGTTTTCGTGACGCCCTCATCGAATTCACCCACATGAGTGTCCATCCAACACGTGCCCTGTGGGCGACCGCGGATCGTGCTGAGGCGGCAGTGCGTGCGGGCCGGCCCGAGAGCGTACTGGAGAATGTAGCGCAGGCTGACACCATCGCCAAGGTGTATCGCTCGCCACTTCTAGCTTCACTCGTGGAACGAAGCAGAGCTCTCCTCGCCGAACCCTCCACCGCGGCCGGGCACTTCGAACGGGCCATCCAGCACGGGGAGGTCAGTGAGTCAGTGCTCGAGCTTGCGCGTACCCAGCTCCTCTACGGTGAATGGTTGCGCCGGGACCGGCAACCGGCAGAGGCGCGGATCCATCTGTCAGCAGCGCTTCAGGCCTTCAACGCCGCAGGCGCCGCCCAGTTCGCGGATCGGGCTGCCAAGGAACTGAGGGCGGCCGGAGAAGTGCCGCGGACCCTGCCCGCGGCCGCACCCTCAGAACTGGATATGCTCACACCCCAGGAACTGCAAATCGCCACACTCGCCAGCCGGGGTCTGTCCAACAAGGAGATCGCAGATGAGATCTACTTGTCACATCGGACGGTAAGCACGCATCTATACCGGGTTTTCCCCAAACTCGGTATCACCAGTCGATTTCAGCTACGGGAAGCCTTCGAGCGCATCGGGCCGGCCGAAGGTTCAGTGCCGTCACCGAACGACGCCGCTCGTCATTCCCACCAAGAAAGCTGA
- a CDS encoding HD domain-containing protein — MSANDPLIQAGKDLITRRLHPAIINHSIRVFGFAQAIAEHEGCAVDLQALQVAALFHDAGTAKEYDGPHRFEIEGADAAAGFLDEHGWDASRVDAVWEAIALHTSPQIAERRGPLTRYLRLGVRVDFGDETLLPHTARYRSTAEALHPRLMIEQELGNAVVKQAARNPAKAPPASWPGALLQAHLADPNQSGVNPAF; from the coding sequence ATGAGCGCCAATGATCCATTGATCCAAGCAGGGAAGGACCTGATTACCCGCCGCCTCCACCCAGCCATCATCAACCACAGCATCAGGGTCTTCGGGTTCGCGCAGGCCATCGCTGAGCATGAAGGGTGCGCCGTGGACTTGCAGGCACTGCAGGTAGCTGCGCTTTTCCATGACGCAGGGACTGCCAAGGAATACGACGGGCCCCACCGGTTCGAGATCGAAGGCGCGGATGCAGCCGCAGGCTTTCTCGATGAACATGGGTGGGACGCTTCCCGCGTCGATGCAGTGTGGGAAGCAATCGCCCTGCACACCTCGCCACAGATCGCCGAACGCCGAGGCCCCTTAACTCGTTACCTCCGGCTCGGCGTCCGCGTTGATTTCGGTGATGAAACGCTGCTGCCGCACACAGCCCGTTACCGCTCCACGGCCGAAGCACTGCACCCCCGACTCATGATCGAGCAGGAACTTGGGAATGCCGTGGTCAAACAGGCAGCACGAAACCCCGCCAAAGCACCGCCCGCCTCATGGCCCGGAGCGCTGCTACAGGCTCACTTGGCCGACCCGAACCAGTCCGGCGTCAACCCTGCCTTCTGA
- a CDS encoding ANTAR domain-containing response regulator has protein sequence MTEPTEPKPSSQPARRVIVAEDETLIRLDIIEILRGEGYDVVGEADNGEKAVQLAEELKPDLVLMDVKMPVMDGISAAEKIVKARIAPVVLLTAFSQKELVERARDAGAMAYVVKPFTPADLIPALEIALSRHEEIKALEGEVSDLQEQFATRKLVERAKSLLTTKMGLTEPEAFRWIQKTSMDRRLSMREVAETIINQVN, from the coding sequence GTGACTGAACCGACGGAGCCCAAACCCTCATCCCAGCCGGCGCGCCGCGTCATTGTGGCGGAGGACGAAACCCTCATCCGCCTCGACATCATCGAGATCCTGCGCGGCGAAGGCTATGACGTTGTGGGCGAGGCAGACAACGGCGAGAAGGCCGTCCAGCTCGCGGAAGAACTCAAGCCGGACCTCGTCCTGATGGACGTCAAGATGCCCGTCATGGACGGCATTTCCGCCGCCGAGAAGATCGTAAAGGCCCGCATCGCCCCCGTGGTCCTGCTGACCGCGTTCAGCCAGAAGGAACTCGTCGAGCGTGCACGCGATGCGGGCGCCATGGCCTATGTGGTCAAGCCCTTCACCCCGGCCGACCTCATCCCTGCCCTGGAGATTGCGCTCTCCCGCCACGAGGAAATCAAGGCCCTCGAAGGCGAGGTGTCTGATCTGCAGGAGCAGTTCGCCACCCGCAAGCTGGTGGAGCGCGCCAAGAGCCTCCTGACCACCAAGATGGGCCTCACCGAGCCTGAGGCGTTCCGCTGGATCCAGAAGACCTCCATGGACCGCCGCCTGAGCATGCGCGAGGTAGCCGAGACCATCATCAACCAGGTCAACTGA
- the pyk gene encoding pyruvate kinase: MRRAKIVATFGPAIASFENTLAVLEAGVDVARMNMSHGDYSVHDNTYENVRKASASLNKPVAIMADLQGPKIRLGRFVDGPHALAVGDTFTITTEDVPGTQEICSTTLKSLTEDVNVGDALLIDDGKVALRAVEVDDVKVVTVVTVGGMVSNNKGINLPGVAVNVPALSEKDEDDLRWAMRRGVDLVALSFVRDASDIVRVHEIMDEEGRRVPVIAKIEKPQAVDQLHEIIDAFDAIMVARGDLGVELPLEEVPIVQKRAIELARRWAKPVIVATQVLESMIDNPRPTRAEASDCANAVLDGADAVMLSGETSVGKYPIETVKVMARIIESTEVHGLERVPPLGTKPKTRGGAITRAAVEIADQLEAKYICTFTQSGDSARRLSRLRPIKPVFAFTPVEHVWNQLALTWGIQPVLVPMVGHTDEMTAQVDRSLLEMELVEDGDLVVIAAGSPPGKAGSTNSLKVHKVGDLADTSGPGEPAGNKEKLGPWPERKKKP; this comes from the coding sequence ATGAGACGCGCTAAGATTGTGGCCACATTTGGACCGGCAATTGCCAGCTTTGAAAACACCCTCGCGGTGCTGGAAGCCGGTGTGGACGTTGCCCGGATGAACATGAGCCACGGCGATTATTCCGTGCACGACAACACCTATGAGAACGTCCGCAAGGCTTCGGCCTCGCTGAACAAGCCCGTGGCGATCATGGCTGACCTCCAGGGCCCCAAGATCCGCCTGGGCCGCTTTGTCGACGGCCCCCACGCCCTCGCCGTGGGTGACACGTTCACCATCACCACCGAAGACGTCCCGGGCACCCAGGAGATCTGCTCCACCACGCTGAAGAGCCTCACCGAGGACGTCAACGTGGGGGATGCCCTGCTGATCGACGACGGCAAGGTAGCCCTGCGCGCCGTCGAGGTTGACGACGTCAAGGTCGTGACCGTCGTGACAGTGGGCGGAATGGTGTCCAACAACAAGGGCATCAACCTTCCCGGCGTGGCAGTCAACGTCCCGGCGCTGAGCGAAAAGGACGAGGATGACCTCCGCTGGGCCATGCGCCGCGGTGTTGACCTCGTAGCGCTTTCGTTCGTCCGCGACGCCTCCGACATCGTCCGCGTGCACGAGATCATGGACGAGGAAGGCCGCCGCGTGCCGGTGATCGCCAAGATCGAAAAGCCGCAGGCCGTGGACCAGCTGCACGAGATCATCGACGCCTTCGACGCCATCATGGTGGCCCGTGGCGACCTCGGCGTGGAGCTTCCCCTGGAGGAAGTGCCGATCGTCCAGAAGCGTGCCATTGAACTGGCCCGACGCTGGGCCAAGCCGGTCATCGTGGCCACTCAGGTCCTGGAATCCATGATCGACAACCCGCGCCCCACGCGTGCCGAGGCCTCGGACTGCGCCAATGCAGTGCTGGATGGTGCTGACGCCGTCATGCTGTCCGGTGAGACCAGCGTGGGCAAGTACCCGATCGAAACCGTCAAGGTCATGGCCCGGATCATCGAGTCCACCGAGGTCCACGGACTTGAGCGCGTCCCGCCGCTGGGCACCAAGCCCAAGACCCGTGGCGGCGCCATCACCCGTGCCGCCGTCGAAATCGCCGACCAGCTGGAAGCGAAGTACATCTGTACCTTCACCCAGTCCGGCGACTCCGCACGCCGGCTGTCCCGCCTGCGTCCCATCAAGCCGGTGTTCGCTTTCACCCCGGTGGAGCACGTCTGGAACCAGCTGGCGCTGACCTGGGGCATCCAGCCGGTGCTGGTCCCCATGGTGGGCCACACCGATGAGATGACAGCCCAGGTTGACCGCAGCCTGCTGGAGATGGAACTCGTCGAGGACGGCGACCTGGTGGTCATTGCCGCCGGTTCCCCTCCCGGGAAGGCCGGTTCCACGAACTCGCTCAAGGTGCACAAGGTGGGCGACCTCGCCGACACTTCCGGACCGGGCGAGCCTGCCGGGAACAAGGAAAAGCTCGGCCCGTGGCCGGAACGCAAGAAGAAGCCTTAA
- a CDS encoding glutamate synthase subunit beta, with protein MADPRGFLKVRQRETQPRRPVPVRIMDWKEVYEAQEKGVLKAQAGRCMDCGVPFCHQGCPLGNLIPEWNDLMWRDKGEEAIERLHATNNFPEFTGRLCPAPCEASCVLGINQPAVTIKQVEVSIIDEAFENGWVNPLPPTRLTGKTVAVVGSGPAGLAVAQQLTRVGHTVAVYERDDKIGGLLRYGIPDFKMEKEQVDRRIEQMKAEGTRFRTGVAVGTDVTWEQLRRRYDAVVVCTGATVPRDLPIPGRDLDGVHFAMDYLVPANRVVAGESVENQIHANGKHVIILGGGDTGADCLGTAHRHGAASVTTLAIGKQPPIERAGHQPWPTFPTLFEVASAHEEGGERTYLASTVEFVGENGKLTGVKVAETEFVDGKRLPKAGTERIIPADLVFLSLGFTGAEPAGITEQVSAEFDGRGNVSRDGYYMTNTEGIFVAGDAGRGQSLIVWAIAEGRACAAAVDKFLMGSTILPAPVAPNDRAIAVL; from the coding sequence GTGGCTGATCCACGCGGATTTCTGAAAGTACGCCAGCGTGAAACCCAGCCACGGCGCCCCGTTCCGGTCCGCATCATGGACTGGAAGGAAGTCTATGAAGCCCAGGAAAAGGGTGTCCTGAAGGCGCAGGCAGGCCGCTGCATGGACTGCGGCGTGCCGTTCTGCCACCAGGGCTGCCCGCTGGGCAACCTGATTCCGGAATGGAACGACCTCATGTGGCGGGACAAGGGGGAGGAAGCGATTGAGCGGCTCCACGCCACCAACAACTTCCCCGAGTTCACCGGCCGGCTCTGCCCTGCTCCCTGTGAAGCCTCCTGCGTGCTGGGAATCAACCAGCCGGCAGTCACCATCAAGCAGGTGGAAGTCTCCATCATCGACGAGGCGTTCGAGAACGGCTGGGTCAACCCGCTGCCTCCGACGCGCCTGACCGGAAAGACTGTCGCCGTCGTCGGCTCCGGCCCTGCCGGACTCGCCGTAGCGCAACAGCTCACCCGGGTGGGACACACTGTCGCGGTGTACGAACGGGACGACAAGATCGGCGGCCTGCTGCGCTACGGCATCCCCGACTTCAAGATGGAAAAGGAGCAGGTGGACCGCCGCATCGAACAGATGAAGGCGGAAGGCACCCGTTTCCGCACCGGCGTGGCTGTGGGCACCGACGTCACATGGGAGCAGCTTCGCCGCCGGTACGACGCCGTTGTGGTGTGCACCGGCGCCACCGTGCCGCGGGACCTGCCCATCCCCGGGCGTGACCTGGACGGCGTCCACTTCGCCATGGATTACCTGGTACCGGCCAACCGTGTGGTGGCAGGGGAGTCCGTGGAGAACCAGATCCACGCCAACGGCAAGCACGTGATCATCCTCGGCGGCGGCGACACCGGCGCGGACTGCCTCGGAACTGCCCATCGCCATGGCGCGGCCTCGGTCACCACCCTGGCCATCGGCAAGCAGCCGCCTATCGAGCGGGCCGGCCACCAGCCCTGGCCGACCTTTCCCACCCTCTTCGAGGTTGCCAGCGCCCACGAGGAAGGCGGCGAACGCACATACCTCGCCTCCACCGTGGAGTTCGTCGGCGAAAACGGCAAGCTGACCGGGGTCAAGGTTGCCGAAACCGAGTTCGTCGACGGCAAGCGGCTGCCCAAGGCCGGCACGGAGCGGATCATTCCCGCCGACCTGGTGTTCCTGTCCCTGGGCTTCACAGGCGCCGAGCCTGCCGGCATCACGGAACAGGTCAGCGCTGAGTTCGATGGACGCGGCAACGTATCACGCGACGGCTACTACATGACCAACACCGAGGGCATCTTCGTGGCCGGCGACGCCGGCCGCGGGCAGTCGCTCATTGTGTGGGCGATCGCCGAAGGCCGGGCATGCGCCGCAGCGGTGGACAAGTTCCTGATGGGCAGCACCATCCTGCCCGCGCCGGTGGCGCCCAACGACCGTGCCATCGCCGTTCTCTGA